The Malus domestica chromosome 13, GDT2T_hap1 genome includes a window with the following:
- the LOC103451594 gene encoding glycine-rich cell wall structural protein: MGRGSRRSQRLALFSLFCIQILAVSVVARNVVSVRRDEEEKNLAGGGGFGAGGGVGGGGGGAGGGAGGGFGGGGGGGAGGGGGFGAGGGGGVGGGHGVGGGVGGGFGKGGGIGGGIGKGGGVGGGAGGGFGKGGGVGGGIGKGGGIGKGGGAGGGFGKGGGIGKGGGVGGGAGGGFGKGGGGGGGAGGGFGKGGGAGGGFGKGGGVGGGIGKGGGVGGGAGGGLGKGGGVGGSGGFGKGGGIGGGAGGGFGKGGGVGGGIGKGGGIGGGGGFGKGGGIGGGIGKGGGVGGGVGGGSGGGIGGGFGNGGGVGGGIGGGSGGGFGGGGGFGGGAGNGGGFGGGGGAGGGGGIGHH; the protein is encoded by the coding sequence ATGGGACGCGGTAGTAGGAGATCGCAGCGGCTtgctttgttttctttgttttgtattCAAATTCTTGCAGTGAGTGTGGTTGCAAGGAACGTAGTGAGTGTGAGGCGTGATGAGGAGGAGAAGAACTTAGCTGGTGGTGGAGGATTTGGCGCTGGAGGTGGAGTAGGCGGAGGTGGTGGTGGGGCTGGAGGCGGTGCTGGTGGTGGttttggaggtggtggtgggggtGGAGCTGGAGGCGGTGGAGGATTTGGAGCTGGAGGTGGTGGAGGAGTAGGTGGTGGGCATGGGGTTGGAGGTGGCGTTGGTGGTGGGTTTGGTAAAGGTGGTGGCATTGGTGGTGGGATTGGTAAGGGTGGAGGAGTAggtggtggtgctggtggtggATTTGGCAAGGGTGGTGGTGTCGGTGGTGGAATTGGAAAGGGTGGAGGAATAGGAAAAGGTGGTGGAGCAGGTGGTGGTTTTggaaaaggaggaggcattggcaAGGGTGGTGGAGTTGGAGGAGGAGCCGGTGGTGGGTTTGGaaaaggtggtggtggtggtggcggagCCGGTGGTGGCTTTGGAAAAGGTGGTGGAGCAGGTGGTGGATTTGGTAAAGGTGGCGGTGTTGGTGGGGGAATAGGAAAAGGGGGAGGTGTTGGTGGTGGAGCTGGTGGTGGCCTTGGAAAAGGTGGAGGTGTCGGTGGCAGTGGTGGCTTTGGAAAAGGTGGCGGTATTGGCGGGGGAGCAGGAGGAGGGTTTGGTAAAGGTGGTGGAGTAGGTGGAGGCATTGGAAAGGGTGGTGgaattggtggtggtggtggttttgGTAAAGGTGGTGGTATTGGAGGAGGAATTGGCAAAGGTGGGGGAGTTGGCGGTGGCGTTGGAGGCGGCTCTGGCGGTGGGATTGGGGGCGGATTTGGCAACGGTGGTGGTGTCGGAGGAGGAATAGGGGGAGGTTCTGGTGGTGGATTTGGAGGCGGTGGCGGATTTGGTGGAGGAGCAGGCAATGGTGGTGGATTTGGTGGGGGTGGTGGTGCTGGTGGAGGTGGTGGTATTGGACACCACTGA
- the LOC103446363 gene encoding uncharacterized protein: MNFAQNHSRRILPPVASRKRKETPSNGFKLPAPKAPRAPSSKTAPKPPSKTTASPLSANWLLAGHMAYEYLTKGTLFGQKFDPALAEAVPLAASFSAEPRKGKPVESGKGSGTGAAQESYAEVASLLKTDGAHIPGIVNPTQLAKWIQM, translated from the coding sequence ATGAATTTCGCACAAAACCACAGCCGTAGGATTTTGCCACCTGTCGCTTCAAGAAAGCGAAAGGAGACCCCATCGAACGGCTTTAAACTACCGGCTCCGAAGGCTCCAAGGGCTCCAAGCTCAAAGACAGCTCCAAAACCTCCGAGCAAAACGACAGCTTCGCCGCTCTCGGCAAACTGGCTTCTGGCGGGCCACATGGCGTACGAGTATTTAACCAAGGGCACACTGTTCGGTCAGAAGTTCGACCCGGCTCTAGCCGAGGCGGTTCCCCTGGCGGCTAGCTTCTCAGCCGAGCCGAGGAAGGGGAAGCCGGTCGAATCAGGAAAAGGATCCGGTACGGGCGCAGCGCAGGAGAGTTACGCTGAGGTGGCGAGCTTACTGAAGACGGATGGGGCCCACATTCCGGGGATTGTGAACCCCACGCAACTGGCGAAGTGGATTCAGATGTGA